The genome window ATGGCGGCAGCGTGCAGGAACCGCCCGTCCCCGAGGCTCACCATGTCGGTGATGCCGCGCTCCGCGGCAAGGGCGCGGGCGAAGCCGGGCCAGTCCTCGCGGCGGCCGCGGAAGGCCACGGCGCCGGGGCCGCGCCAGAACAGCCGGTCGCCCGGGCAGAAGATCACCCGGGTCACGTCGGCGCCCGAGCGCCGCAGCGCCTCGGCAAGATAGGTGAAGAACCAGGAGCAGGGACCTTGCAGCAGCAGGAAGTGGCGGCGCGTCGTCGGCATGTGGCTCCTGAGGTGGTTCCCGAGGTGGCTCCTGATGCGGTGTCCGCTGCCGGGTGCGTTGCCCGGTCTCGTGTTGACAGCCTACCTTCCTCTGTCTATCCACTGCGGCGGACAAGTTGAAGCCCTTTTGCCTTCAGGACCCATGCCCCCCTCACGCCGATTCCTGTTCCTGCAGGGCCCCCCGGGCCTGTTCTGGGTCCGTCTGGGCGATGCCCTCAGGGCGCGTGGCCATGGCGTGCGGCGCATCAACCTCAACACGGCCGACTGGCTGAGCTGGCCCCGCCGCGGCGCGGACAATTACCGCGGCGGCTTCGACGGCTGGGAGGCCTGGCTCGGCGCCTATCTCGCGCGCGAGGGCATCACCGACATCCTCTACTACGCCGACCGGCTGCCCTACCACGTGGCGGCGCTGGCACAGGCGAAGGCGCGCGGCATCCGCGTGCACGCCATCGAGTTCGGATACCTGCGCCCGGACTGGCTGACCATGGAGCCGGAGGCCATGGGCCGGCACTCCACCATCCCGTCCGACCCGGCCGAGATCCGCCGCCTCGCCGCCGGCCATCCGGACCCGGACATGACGGCGCGCTACACCCACGGCTTCTGGGCGGAAAGCATGCGCGAGGTGAGCTACAACCTCGCGATGGTGTTCGGGCGCCCGCTCTACCCGTTCTACCGCTCGGACAAGTATTACTGGCCGGTGGCCGAATACCTCGCATGGCTCACCCAGCTTGTCACCGGCATGGTGACGGGCCCGCGCCACGAGGCGAGGGTGGACCGCGCACTTTCCGGCGCCTACCCGTTCTACCTCGTCGCGCTGCAGCTGCAGATGGATTACCAGATCCGCGCCTCCACCGATTACGGCCATATCGAGGAGATGCTCGACGAGGTGGCCGCCAGCTTCGCCGCGCATGCCCCCGCCGACTCGCGCCTGGTCATCAAGACCCACCCGCTGGACTGCGGGCTGGAGTTCTGGCCGCGCCGGGTGGCGCGCGTGGCCCGGCGCCACGGCATCGCCGGCCGGGTGGAGCTGGTCGACAGCATGCGCCTCGCGCCGCTGATCCAGGCCTCGCGCGGGGTGATCCTCGCCAATTCCACCGTCGGGCTGCACGCGATCGGGGTGGAGAAATCGGTGATCGCCCTCGGCGACGCGGTGTTCAACATGGCCGGCCTCACCCATCAGGGCGGGATCGACACGTTCTGGACCGCGCCGGAGCCGGTGGACCCCACCCTCGCCCGCGACCTGCGCCGGGCCCTTGCCGCCCATTGGCAGGTGCGCGGCTCGTTCTACAATCCCGAGGGGGTGAAGGTGGCGATTGCGGGCATCTGCGCCCGGCTGGAAGCCCTGCCGCCGCTCTGAGCCGCCGTCTCCTCCTCGCGCCATCCGTCCCGGCGGATGCAGCCGGTTATCCGGCACGCCCCCCGTCCGGTCTCCGCACCCCTCCCGCCGGTGTCCCGGCAGGTGCCGAGGTTCCTGCCAGACGCAGGGCGGGCCGCGCCGCTCCCACCCGAGCCACGCCATCCGGCAGTGCAGCCCGCAGCCGGTCTCCGACGCGCCCCCGCTATCCACCGGACCTCACGCCACAGAGCGGTCATGGCGCATGCCGCCTGAACGGGTGCCCGCCTTCGGCCCCCCGGCCCTTCGCAGGTGCGCCAGCCGTCCACCGCAGCCCGCGCCACAGTCCGGTTCCGGGGCATGCCGCCTGAACGGGTGCCCGCCTTCGGACCCCCGGCCCTTCGCAGGTGCGCCAGCCGTCCACCGCAGCCCGCGCCACAGTCCGGTTCCGGGGCATGCCGCCTGAACGGGTGCCCGCCTTCGGACCCCCGGCCCTTCGCAGGTGCGCCAGCCGTCCACCGCAGCACGCGTCACAGTCCGGTTCCGGGGCATGCCGCCT of Paroceanicella profunda contains these proteins:
- a CDS encoding capsule biosynthesis protein; its protein translation is MPPSRRFLFLQGPPGLFWVRLGDALRARGHGVRRINLNTADWLSWPRRGADNYRGGFDGWEAWLGAYLAREGITDILYYADRLPYHVAALAQAKARGIRVHAIEFGYLRPDWLTMEPEAMGRHSTIPSDPAEIRRLAAGHPDPDMTARYTHGFWAESMREVSYNLAMVFGRPLYPFYRSDKYYWPVAEYLAWLTQLVTGMVTGPRHEARVDRALSGAYPFYLVALQLQMDYQIRASTDYGHIEEMLDEVAASFAAHAPADSRLVIKTHPLDCGLEFWPRRVARVARRHGIAGRVELVDSMRLAPLIQASRGVILANSTVGLHAIGVEKSVIALGDAVFNMAGLTHQGGIDTFWTAPEPVDPTLARDLRRALAAHWQVRGSFYNPEGVKVAIAGICARLEALPPL